One Ignavibacteria bacterium genomic window carries:
- a CDS encoding GAF domain-containing protein — protein MIKLNPKRIIIFLILLGLLVASYLIDTIILKLFFILLTIIIISFIIFTRNGNVKSKEVIEDTNEENEEEQSNSAEDVQEFRAEDKILTEADIKERLLKGKVTQFVPQDLNVQYRKIALEEIPAGASGDVQFNFYLEKTLDVIKYVFMAHSAIFFWYRRDKNQIIFYNYSSDEDGLQKLKYEVGSDIISKVILTGNPNYTCNINSNVEADLIKYYQIPVGIKSIAAVPVFLNNKVIGVLAIDSKSEDAFGPETIYTLGKFVRMITLILNIYDERYNIELVNQKLDALLELIGNSTRDFDERKIVQNFIVVLDKFLEWDVLGIVLYDYGAKTYILKKVINRTSIDYMGEGLPVDVSLETLIGNAIRSGNSVKIDDSSYNKYFLYRKGFLSDIKGSLMIVPINSSGTIHGALVLENIKKKKYFDDDVRLVEKMANYFAFQLDNLLNKNLLDKYLSIDLETMLLNRQTFERKVSEVTKITAGEKHIGLALISVDRVDKLVKKYSPKVIPKIAKYIAMRLNKEAEDLMEIGRLETLKFGVLFINREPAVDNIWCQKIMQKISGEFIDYEDEKFGITVSIGYAGGTKNIRSETLFQSAETALNKAILDGGNKIRTVK, from the coding sequence TTGATCAAGCTCAATCCTAAAAGAATCATAATATTTCTAATTTTGCTTGGGTTGTTAGTTGCTTCATATTTGATAGATACAATTATTTTAAAGCTGTTTTTTATTTTATTAACGATTATAATCATTAGTTTTATAATTTTTACACGTAATGGCAATGTAAAAAGTAAAGAAGTAATTGAAGATACTAATGAGGAAAACGAAGAGGAACAGAGTAACAGCGCAGAAGATGTTCAAGAATTTAGAGCAGAGGATAAAATCTTAACAGAAGCAGATATTAAAGAAAGATTACTTAAAGGAAAAGTTACTCAATTTGTCCCGCAAGACTTGAATGTACAGTATAGAAAGATTGCTCTTGAAGAAATACCTGCAGGTGCCAGTGGAGATGTTCAATTTAATTTTTATCTCGAGAAAACTCTTGATGTTATTAAATATGTATTTATGGCTCACTCCGCAATTTTTTTCTGGTATAGAAGAGATAAAAATCAAATCATATTTTATAATTATTCTTCCGATGAAGATGGTCTTCAAAAATTAAAATATGAAGTTGGTTCTGACATTATCAGTAAAGTTATACTAACGGGTAATCCGAATTATACTTGCAACATCAATTCGAATGTAGAAGCAGATTTAATTAAATATTATCAGATACCTGTAGGAATAAAGTCAATAGCAGCAGTTCCAGTTTTTCTTAATAACAAAGTAATTGGCGTTCTGGCAATAGATAGTAAAAGTGAAGATGCTTTTGGTCCTGAGACTATTTATACTCTTGGTAAATTCGTCAGGATGATCACTCTCATCTTAAACATTTATGATGAGAGATATAACATAGAGTTAGTTAATCAAAAACTTGATGCATTACTTGAATTAATTGGAAATTCAACTCGAGATTTTGATGAGAGAAAAATTGTCCAGAATTTTATAGTTGTCCTAGATAAATTCCTTGAATGGGATGTTCTGGGAATTGTGCTTTATGATTATGGTGCAAAAACATATATTCTAAAAAAAGTAATCAATCGAACATCAATCGATTACATGGGCGAAGGTCTACCTGTAGATGTGAGTCTTGAAACTCTGATTGGTAATGCAATCCGTTCCGGCAACAGCGTCAAAATAGACGATTCGAGCTACAACAAATATTTCTTGTACAGAAAAGGATTTTTGTCGGATATTAAAGGTTCATTAATGATTGTTCCAATAAATTCAAGCGGAACCATTCATGGTGCATTAGTGCTCGAAAACATCAAAAAGAAAAAATATTTTGATGATGATGTTCGATTAGTTGAAAAAATGGCTAATTACTTCGCATTCCAATTGGATAATTTATTAAACAAAAATCTTCTCGATAAATATTTAAGCATAGACCTTGAAACAATGCTTTTAAATCGGCAAACATTTGAGAGAAAAGTCAGTGAGGTTACAAAAATTACTGCTGGAGAAAAACATATAGGTCTTGCTTTAATTTCCGTCGATCGAGTTGATAAATTAGTTAAAAAGTACTCACCAAAGGTAATTCCCAAGATTGCAAAATATATTGCAATGAGATTAAACAAAGAAGCTGAAGATTTGATGGAAATTGGAAGACTGGAAACATTGAAATTTGGTGTTCTTTTTATTAATCGTGAACCTGCAGTTGATAATATCTGGTGTCAGAAGATAATGCAAAAAATTTCAGGTGAGTTTATAGATTACGAGGATGAAAAATTTGGAATTACTGTAAGCATTGGATACGCTGGTGGAACAAAAAACATCCGAAGTGAAACGTTATTTCAATCAGCTGAAACTGCATTAAATAAAGCCATACTTGATGGTGGAAATAAAATAAGAACAGTTAAATAG
- a CDS encoding YihA family ribosome biogenesis GTP-binding protein, whose translation MKIDFNNARLERTVYTLDQLKTQNLPEIVFMGRSNVGKSSLINLILGKKNLAKVSQTPGKTRSINFYIIDEKFYLVDLPGFGYASTSKEESFRFSRLIQDYFKLSNKIILVCHLMDSRVPFTKLDEIAKDYVLDLGLPYCILFTKVDKLNQSEKSKLKKLTQQIMESTDFNYIFLSAKSGEGKKELLSFLINKLFESREKEI comes from the coding sequence ATGAAGATAGATTTTAATAATGCAAGGTTAGAGAGAACAGTTTATACACTCGATCAGTTGAAAACACAGAATTTACCCGAAATTGTATTTATGGGGCGGTCTAATGTTGGTAAATCATCATTAATTAATTTAATTCTTGGGAAAAAAAATCTTGCAAAAGTTAGTCAAACCCCTGGAAAAACTCGCTCAATAAATTTCTACATAATTGATGAAAAATTTTATTTAGTAGATCTGCCAGGATTTGGTTACGCATCTACAAGTAAGGAAGAAAGTTTTAGATTTTCAAGGCTTATTCAAGATTATTTCAAATTGAGTAATAAAATTATACTTGTCTGTCATCTAATGGACTCAAGGGTACCATTTACAAAACTTGATGAAATAGCCAAAGATTATGTTCTTGACTTAGGTCTACCTTATTGCATTTTGTTCACAAAAGTTGATAAATTAAACCAGTCTGAAAAATCTAAATTGAAAAAACTTACTCAGCAAATAATGGAGAGCACAGATTTTAATTATATATTTCTTTCCGCAAAGTCTGGTGAAGGGAAAAAGGAATTGCTGTCATTCTTAATCAATAAATTATTTGAAAGTAGAGAGAAAGAAATTTGA
- the rplQ gene encoding 50S ribosomal protein L17, producing MRHAVKGRKLKRTAEHKKALLCNLATALFRYKKIKTTVAKAKEARTFVERLITKARKGDVPARRYVARFIKDREVLKELFNEIVVKVGDRPGGYTRVVKLGARRGDGADLAILELVDYNEGVAKEQKKKETPVAQTEQVTKEEESRTEKEQQDVKAEANEDIKDNEVESNSEESQSESSTESKNKEN from the coding sequence ATGAGACACGCAGTTAAAGGAAGAAAATTAAAAAGAACAGCTGAACACAAAAAAGCATTGTTGTGTAATCTAGCAACAGCTTTATTCAGATACAAAAAAATTAAAACAACTGTTGCAAAAGCTAAAGAAGCACGAACTTTTGTTGAAAGATTAATAACAAAAGCTCGCAAAGGTGATGTCCCTGCAAGAAGATATGTAGCCAGATTTATTAAAGATCGTGAAGTATTAAAAGAATTATTTAACGAGATAGTAGTAAAAGTTGGTGATAGACCAGGTGGTTACACAAGAGTAGTTAAATTAGGCGCTCGAAGAGGAGATGGCGCAGATCTGGCTATCTTAGAACTCGTTGATTATAATGAAGGAGTTGCAAAGGAACAGAAAAAGAAAGAGACTCCTGTAGCTCAAACAGAGCAGGTTACTAAAGAAGAAGAAAGTAGAACAGAAAAAGAGCAACAGGATGTAAAAGCTGAGGCAAACGAAGACATTAAAGATAATGAAGTTGAATCTAATTCTGAAGAATCTCAGAGTGAAAGTTCAACTGAATCCAAAAATAAAGAGAATTAA